One Gemmatimonadota bacterium DNA window includes the following coding sequences:
- a CDS encoding phosphate ABC transporter ATP-binding protein, producing MTSPAAAPAKLEVRDLTIRYGPDAVLRNVSLDVREHEIFGIIGPAGSGKTSFLRALNRMDEFNPEMRVDGRISFNGKEVRHWRNVFALRRRVGVVFPLPVGLPLSVYDNVAFSPRLRGVKAKAELDAIVERCLRRAALWDEVKDRLGALGSLLSGGQQQRLTIARALSQEPELLLLDEFSIAVDPVTTMRIEDVLKELKQELTIVLVTNLVQQARRLADRTAFFLMGDLVEVGETEALFEGRVQDRRTAEYLEGRFG from the coding sequence GTGACGTCCCCCGCGGCGGCTCCCGCCAAGCTGGAGGTCCGGGACCTCACGATCCGCTACGGGCCCGACGCCGTGCTGCGGAACGTCAGCCTGGATGTCCGCGAGCACGAGATCTTCGGGATCATCGGTCCCGCGGGCTCGGGCAAGACCTCGTTCCTGCGGGCCCTGAACCGCATGGACGAGTTCAACCCCGAGATGCGGGTGGACGGCCGGATCTCCTTCAACGGGAAGGAGGTCCGCCACTGGCGCAACGTCTTCGCGCTGCGGAGGCGGGTGGGCGTGGTGTTCCCGCTGCCCGTCGGTCTGCCCCTTTCCGTCTACGACAACGTGGCCTTCTCTCCGCGCCTGCGCGGTGTGAAGGCGAAGGCGGAGCTGGACGCGATCGTCGAGCGCTGCCTGCGTCGGGCCGCGCTCTGGGACGAGGTGAAGGATCGCCTGGGCGCCCTCGGCAGCCTGCTCTCCGGCGGTCAGCAGCAGCGGCTCACCATCGCGCGTGCGCTGTCGCAGGAGCCGGAGCTCCTCCTGCTGGACGAGTTCTCCATCGCGGTCGACCCCGTCACCACCATGCGTATCGAGGACGTGCTGAAGGAGCTCAAGCAGGAGCTGACGATCGTCCTCGTCACCAACCTGGTGCAGCAGGCGCGGCGTCTGGCGGACCGCACGGCGTTCTTCCTGATGGGCGACCTGGTCGAGGTGGGCGAAACGGAGGCCCTCTTCGAGGGGCGGGTGCAGGACCGGCGGACCGCGGAGTACCTGGAGGGCCGCTTTGGTTGA
- the pstC gene encoding phosphate ABC transporter permease subunit PstC, producing the protein MSAAPPPPDATLQDFDRRTAEWYVDRIMQAVVFIGGISGIVFVIGIFVFVAKEGLPFLTGRFSFSEFFGSPAWRPTSRNPTYGALALIAGTASVTGLAMLVSVPFSLGAAVYIAEFARGRTREWLKILVEMLAAIPSVVWGFIGLAIMNPLIIDLFDQPVGLNVLNAGIILGLMAAPIMTTIAEDALKAVPDHYREAAEAMGATRWQVVWRVVLPAAKNGLVGAVLLGVGRGFGETLAVLMASGHSINIPTSPFDSVRALTATIAAELGEAPQGSEHYRALFTLGILLFAVTFTINLLADLVVRGVRRK; encoded by the coding sequence GTGAGCGCAGCGCCCCCACCCCCCGACGCCACGCTCCAGGACTTCGATCGCCGCACCGCGGAGTGGTACGTCGATCGGATCATGCAGGCCGTCGTGTTCATCGGCGGCATCAGCGGCATCGTCTTCGTCATCGGCATCTTCGTCTTCGTCGCGAAGGAAGGCCTGCCCTTCCTGACCGGCCGCTTCAGCTTCAGCGAATTCTTCGGCTCCCCCGCCTGGCGGCCCACCTCCCGCAACCCCACCTACGGCGCCCTGGCGCTGATCGCGGGCACGGCCAGCGTCACCGGGCTGGCCATGCTGGTGTCGGTGCCGTTCTCGCTGGGCGCCGCGGTCTACATCGCCGAGTTCGCGCGCGGTCGCACACGCGAGTGGCTCAAGATCCTGGTGGAGATGCTGGCCGCCATCCCGTCGGTGGTCTGGGGCTTCATCGGGCTCGCCATCATGAACCCGCTGATCATCGACCTGTTCGATCAGCCGGTGGGGCTGAACGTCCTCAACGCCGGGATCATCCTGGGGTTGATGGCCGCGCCCATCATGACCACCATCGCCGAGGACGCCCTCAAGGCCGTGCCCGACCACTACCGCGAAGCCGCCGAGGCCATGGGGGCCACGCGCTGGCAGGTCGTGTGGCGGGTGGTGTTGCCGGCGGCCAAGAACGGGCTGGTGGGCGCGGTGCTGCTGGGAGTCGGCCGGGGCTTCGGGGAGACCCTGGCGGTGCTGATGGCCAGCGGACACTCGATCAACATCCCCACCAGTCCCTTCGACTCGGTGCGGGCGCTGACCGCCACCATCGCAGCGGAGCTGGGCGAGGCGCCGCAGGGTTCCGAGCACTACCGGGCCCTGTTCACGCTCGGGATCCTGCTCTTCGCGGTGACGTTCACCATCAACCTGCTCGCGGACCTGGTGGTGCGCGGCGTGCGCCGGAAGTAG
- a CDS encoding protein phosphatase 2C domain-containing protein: MNATPRSYRDTGAGVVDTLDGPWGRIGVLCRAHPQHAGVSEDAAAVIPIEDDGIVLAVADGVGGARSGELASHLAIEHLTRVAERPDVPLRERVMRAFEEANAAILDLGLGAATTLAVVTVVGGVARSYHAGDSEMWLVGSRGRIKYRTVSHSPVGYAVASGVLDGDSALFHEERHVISNHVGNREMRIDVSPPLRLAPLDTLLLATDGLFDNLLESEIVAGIRKGPLRGALDGLSGQVVSRMAEERDGQPSKEDDVTLILFRGPRRASTPGNGSVGAGPPGP, from the coding sequence ATGAACGCCACTCCCCGCAGCTATCGCGACACCGGGGCCGGCGTCGTCGACACCCTGGACGGTCCCTGGGGCCGGATCGGCGTGCTGTGCCGCGCGCACCCCCAACACGCTGGCGTCAGTGAGGACGCGGCCGCGGTCATCCCCATCGAGGACGATGGGATCGTCCTGGCCGTGGCCGACGGGGTCGGTGGGGCCCGAAGCGGCGAACTGGCCTCGCACCTCGCCATCGAACACCTGACCCGCGTCGCCGAACGCCCGGACGTGCCGCTCCGCGAGCGCGTCATGCGGGCGTTCGAGGAGGCGAACGCCGCCATCCTGGACCTGGGTCTGGGGGCCGCGACGACCCTGGCCGTCGTCACGGTGGTCGGAGGCGTGGCTCGCTCCTACCATGCCGGTGATTCCGAGATGTGGCTCGTCGGCAGCCGCGGGCGGATCAAGTATCGGACCGTGTCGCACTCGCCGGTGGGGTATGCGGTGGCGTCGGGCGTGCTCGACGGCGATTCGGCGCTGTTCCACGAGGAGCGCCATGTGATCTCCAACCACGTCGGGAACCGGGAGATGCGGATCGACGTCAGCCCCCCGCTCCGGTTGGCGCCGCTCGATACCCTCCTCCTCGCCACGGACGGTCTCTTCGACAACCTGCTCGAGAGCGAGATCGTGGCGGGGATCCGCAAGGGACCGCTCCGGGGCGCCCTCGACGGCCTGTCCGGCCAGGTCGTGTCGCGGATGGCGGAGGAGCGGGACGGACAGCCGTCCAAGGAGGACGACGTCACCCTCATCCTCTTCCGGGGACCTCGGAGGGCGTCGACCCCGGGCAACGGCTCCGTGGGGGCGGGGCCACCGGGACCCTGA
- the pstA gene encoding phosphate ABC transporter permease PstA: MFEATALNARDKQVEGLVRILFLLMTLILVVPVLLILGVLIVRGGPAISWEFLTAEPTNQMREGGIFPALVGTIWLVGVALAVSVPIGVAAAIYLSEYATDNWLTRAINLAIINLAGVPSIVHALFGVGAFVLFFGLGTSILAASLTLAVMTLPVVIVATRESLQAVPMAFREACWNMGATRWQTIRKVVLPNAISGILTGIILEVSRTTGETVPVMFTGAAFFVPFLPESVFDQTMALSLHLFAVSTQVPGVPEELPYGVALVLISLVLAMNALSIAFRMYLRNRKKW, from the coding sequence ATGTTCGAGGCCACCGCGCTCAACGCACGCGACAAGCAGGTCGAGGGTCTGGTCCGGATCCTCTTCCTCCTGATGACCCTCATCCTGGTGGTGCCGGTCCTGCTGATCCTGGGCGTGCTGATCGTCCGGGGCGGGCCCGCCATCTCCTGGGAGTTCCTCACCGCCGAGCCCACCAACCAGATGCGGGAGGGCGGGATCTTCCCGGCGCTCGTGGGCACCATCTGGCTCGTCGGGGTGGCGCTCGCCGTGTCCGTCCCCATCGGCGTGGCCGCCGCCATCTACCTGTCCGAGTACGCAACCGACAACTGGCTGACCCGCGCCATCAACCTGGCCATCATCAACCTGGCCGGTGTGCCCTCCATCGTGCACGCGCTGTTCGGTGTGGGCGCCTTCGTGCTGTTCTTCGGGTTGGGCACCAGCATCCTGGCGGCGAGCCTCACGCTCGCCGTGATGACCCTCCCGGTGGTCATCGTGGCCACGAGGGAGTCGTTGCAGGCGGTACCCATGGCGTTCCGCGAAGCCTGCTGGAACATGGGTGCCACGCGCTGGCAGACCATCCGCAAGGTGGTGCTCCCGAACGCCATCAGCGGGATCCTGACCGGCATCATCCTGGAGGTGTCGCGCACCACCGGTGAGACGGTGCCCGTGATGTTCACGGGTGCGGCCTTCTTCGTGCCGTTCCTGCCCGAAAGCGTCTTCGATCAGACGATGGCGCTGTCGCTGCACCTGTTCGCCGTGTCCACGCAGGTGCCGGGCGTACCCGAAGAGCTGCCCTACGGCGTCGCCTTGGTGCTGATCTCGCTCGTGCTGGCCATGAACGCCCTGTCCATCGCGTTCCGGATGTACCTGCGCAACCGCAAGAAGTGGTGA
- a CDS encoding phosphate ABC transporter ATP-binding protein, with amino-acid sequence MVETRSLAPPDGDQVRYAIETRDLNLWYGDFQALFDVSLRIRRGMITSLIGPSGCGKSTLLRSCNRIVERLGYVRTTGRIEVLGHDVYGPAVELVQVRKQVGMVFQRPNPLPLSIRDNVLFGYRLHERGRSISSSEEAAIVEDALRQVLLWDEVKDRLDRRATELSLEAQQKLCIARLLPVKPTVLLMDEPCSALDPKGTAAVEELIWTLRGTYTILIVTHNMAQARRASEECVFMLLGKVIEHGVTEEMFLAPDDQRTADYIEGRYG; translated from the coding sequence TTGGTTGAGACCCGGAGTCTCGCGCCGCCCGACGGCGACCAGGTGCGCTACGCCATCGAGACGCGCGACCTGAACCTGTGGTACGGCGACTTCCAGGCCCTCTTCGACGTGAGCCTGCGGATCCGGCGCGGGATGATCACGTCGCTGATCGGGCCTTCCGGGTGCGGGAAGTCCACCTTGCTCCGGAGCTGCAACCGGATCGTGGAGCGGCTCGGGTACGTCCGCACCACGGGGCGGATCGAAGTCCTCGGTCACGATGTGTACGGGCCGGCGGTGGAGCTGGTGCAGGTGCGCAAGCAGGTGGGCATGGTCTTCCAGCGGCCCAACCCGCTTCCTCTCTCCATCCGGGACAACGTCCTGTTCGGATACCGGCTGCACGAGCGCGGGCGTTCGATCTCGTCGTCGGAGGAGGCGGCGATCGTCGAGGATGCGCTGCGTCAGGTCCTGCTCTGGGACGAGGTCAAGGACCGGCTGGATCGCAGGGCCACGGAACTCTCCCTCGAGGCGCAGCAGAAGCTGTGCATCGCGCGGCTGCTTCCGGTCAAGCCCACCGTCCTGCTGATGGACGAGCCCTGCTCGGCCCTCGATCCCAAGGGAACGGCGGCCGTGGAGGAGCTGATCTGGACGCTCCGCGGCACCTACACCATCCTCATCGTCACGCACAACATGGCGCAGGCGCGGCGCGCGTCGGAGGAGTGCGTGTTCATGCTGTTGGGGAAGGTGATCGAGCACGGCGTCACCGAGGAGATGTTCCTCGCGCCGGACGACCAGCGCACGGCCGACTACATCGAAGGCCGCTACGGCTGA
- a CDS encoding serine/threonine-protein kinase, with protein sequence MTSHKEARPLRGGQRLGKYRLEKRLARGGFANVFLAMDTVEGVRVALKVPHARLLSDRLLKVFRQEARLVASLDHPNILPIKNAQIIDGHFVIATPLGEETLHDRLKTRLATKTALAYAEQLLDGLAYAHRRRIVHCDVKPENLILFPRNRLRLTDFGIAKVVQRTVRGSGSGTVGYIAPEQAMGRPSLRSDVFSAGLVLYRMFSGHLPEWPFERPLPGERRLKERLHPEMVELILRAIEVDGRKRYQTADQMYTAFQRLKPRALAHVTRKKTRRLRRSSNGSRWQDVRFREFKREHGRAVEAVHGCPHCGGPVSEAMSWCPWCRQELEQIVGESRFPATCPRCQRGVKKDWKYCAWCYGPSIGDGSGRAYPDRRYSATCRNPSCTRKDLMPFMRYCPWCRTKVRRAWPVPDSTQRCGRCHNGIYGAFWSWCPWCAHGLGPHAG encoded by the coding sequence TTGACGTCCCACAAGGAAGCCAGACCCCTGCGCGGGGGACAGCGGCTGGGCAAGTACCGCCTCGAGAAGCGCCTGGCGCGCGGTGGCTTCGCCAATGTCTTCCTGGCGATGGACACCGTGGAAGGCGTGCGCGTCGCGCTCAAGGTGCCGCACGCGCGCCTGCTGTCGGACCGGCTCCTCAAGGTCTTCCGCCAGGAGGCGCGGCTGGTCGCGTCGCTCGACCATCCCAACATCCTGCCCATCAAGAACGCCCAGATCATCGACGGGCACTTCGTCATCGCCACTCCGCTGGGCGAGGAGACCCTGCACGATCGGCTCAAGACCCGCCTGGCCACCAAGACGGCCCTCGCCTACGCCGAGCAGCTCCTGGACGGACTGGCGTATGCGCATCGGCGCCGCATCGTGCACTGCGACGTCAAGCCGGAGAACCTCATCCTCTTCCCGCGCAACCGCCTGCGTCTGACGGACTTCGGGATCGCGAAGGTGGTGCAGCGCACGGTGCGGGGCTCGGGATCCGGGACCGTGGGCTATATCGCTCCGGAGCAGGCGATGGGCCGGCCCTCGTTGCGGTCCGACGTCTTCTCCGCCGGCCTGGTCCTCTACCGGATGTTCTCCGGCCATCTGCCCGAGTGGCCCTTCGAGCGGCCCCTTCCCGGAGAGCGCCGTCTGAAGGAGCGGCTGCATCCGGAGATGGTCGAGCTCATCCTGCGCGCCATCGAGGTGGACGGCCGCAAGCGCTATCAGACGGCCGACCAGATGTACACGGCCTTCCAACGCCTCAAGCCCCGGGCGCTGGCGCATGTGACGCGCAAGAAGACGCGGCGCCTGCGCCGCAGCTCGAACGGGAGTCGCTGGCAGGACGTGCGGTTCCGGGAGTTCAAGCGGGAGCACGGGCGTGCGGTCGAAGCCGTGCACGGCTGCCCCCACTGCGGCGGCCCCGTCAGCGAAGCGATGTCGTGGTGTCCATGGTGTCGCCAGGAGCTCGAGCAGATCGTCGGCGAGAGCCGCTTCCCCGCCACGTGTCCGCGGTGTCAGCGGGGGGTCAAGAAGGACTGGAAGTACTGCGCCTGGTGCTATGGACCGTCGATCGGCGACGGGTCCGGTCGCGCGTACCCGGACCGGCGCTACAGCGCCACCTGCCGCAACCCTTCCTGCACGCGAAAGGACCTCATGCCGTTCATGCGCTACTGCCCCTGGTGCCGCACGAAGGTGCGGCGCGCGTGGCCGGTGCCCGACTCCACACAGCGCTGTGGCCGGTGCCACAACGGCATCTACGGCGCGTTCTGGAGCTGGTGCCCCTGGTGCGCCCACGGGCTCGGACCGCACGCGGGATGA
- a CDS encoding TonB-dependent receptor plug domain-containing protein: MRSPALLRLCTVLVFAALAACDSGSDGTDPPAVTVSATPTSLALLVGDTATVSATVSGGSASVVWTSSAQSVASVDAQGRVQALSAGTATLTATAGAASADVSVQVSAAAPTLSVGAITQGGQPVGSAPLAGTFQVSVEWDGLPNTFEGTVTILLDDVPFGRAPVSGGAGGGGGAAAAAFVRGQATVDVPMPVSAISGDLLQNGTTSVTAALATLQGVPVGTVAQGGTINAQNPSGATLRLRGLGGSSVALNGTLYMPGGLDVEIRRVGLDGLDLTAADLELVEVLRGPQGTLYGGNAVGGVVNLVLPSSQTHPAGLAGVEGTFRFDSIWARRSDGSRVREPVFDVVIDGSLRLAAPYELGLDYVGPTFDGAFTFPPVGERWYGAGFTAEEIAAVTGFRWSDPSPTVVDLGAGLTGCEMRIGDSYASLTPFTSTDGMAETTGLSRYLAALCRDAMDNTAEHRFRAGNVDYRIGVDLTGPQISWSTGSGFLADRATNPAGSLAAWTASDAASGLSPETWARLERYAPGLTPADACITGDASGGTCEPVQVQLSTPLRYDAWSISPNPGWYSLQIGAGDKAGNLGLSTALRYVRDEVAPTLSPTVSWDGTLAAGQDESFAVDASDDFDLYKEQMWLEYGTIRIGTLPGRISLRFDDIYEQSHTLAATLRPYGSLETVQSASFPRPSGTIRGLERLRALIRDAGGNTTTTELALGGTLSPRPGTFGPVGGMDWWQIKSAPTVCVDKGGGCGASPTSAALEVEARIPAGASLPVVGARFLIGTAGLDGAGDVWMPLGTGSTVSVQDNGSWFQHYFRETVDFSTLPLRSGQQYWLAAVGVDADGNGLLSGKVALSLDFRF, encoded by the coding sequence ATGCGATCGCCCGCCCTGCTCCGACTCTGTACCGTGCTGGTCTTCGCCGCCCTGGCCGCCTGCGACAGCGGTTCGGACGGCACCGATCCGCCCGCCGTCACGGTGAGCGCCACCCCCACCTCCCTGGCCCTCCTGGTCGGAGACACCGCCACGGTCTCGGCGACCGTCTCGGGAGGATCGGCGTCCGTGGTCTGGACCTCGTCGGCCCAGTCCGTGGCGTCCGTGGACGCCCAGGGCCGGGTGCAGGCCCTCTCGGCCGGGACGGCCACCCTGACGGCCACGGCCGGCGCGGCGAGCGCGGACGTGTCCGTCCAGGTGAGCGCCGCCGCGCCGACCCTGTCCGTCGGAGCCATCACCCAGGGGGGGCAGCCGGTCGGCAGCGCCCCCCTGGCCGGGACCTTCCAGGTCTCCGTCGAATGGGACGGGCTGCCCAACACGTTCGAGGGGACCGTCACCATCCTTCTCGACGACGTCCCCTTCGGCCGCGCGCCCGTCTCGGGGGGCGCGGGTGGGGGCGGTGGGGCGGCCGCGGCGGCCTTCGTGCGCGGGCAGGCGACGGTGGACGTGCCCATGCCGGTCTCGGCGATCAGCGGCGACCTGCTGCAGAACGGAACCACCTCCGTCACCGCGGCGTTGGCCACCCTGCAGGGCGTCCCCGTCGGCACCGTTGCGCAGGGCGGCACCATCAACGCGCAGAACCCATCGGGCGCGACGCTCCGCCTCCGCGGATTGGGAGGCTCGTCCGTCGCGCTGAACGGCACGCTCTACATGCCGGGCGGCCTGGACGTGGAGATCCGCCGGGTGGGCCTGGACGGCCTGGACCTGACCGCGGCCGACCTCGAGCTGGTCGAGGTGCTCCGCGGTCCGCAGGGCACGCTCTACGGCGGAAATGCCGTGGGCGGCGTGGTCAACCTCGTCCTCCCCTCCTCGCAGACCCATCCGGCGGGGCTGGCGGGGGTGGAGGGCACCTTCCGCTTCGACTCCATCTGGGCCCGTCGGAGCGACGGATCGCGGGTGCGCGAGCCCGTGTTCGACGTCGTGATCGACGGCTCGCTCCGCCTGGCGGCGCCGTACGAGCTCGGTCTGGACTACGTCGGCCCCACCTTCGACGGCGCGTTCACGTTCCCGCCGGTCGGTGAGCGCTGGTATGGTGCAGGGTTCACGGCGGAGGAGATCGCGGCCGTGACCGGCTTCCGGTGGTCGGATCCGTCCCCCACCGTCGTGGACCTCGGGGCAGGCCTCACCGGGTGCGAGATGCGGATCGGCGACTCCTACGCCTCGCTCACCCCGTTCACGTCGACGGACGGCATGGCGGAGACCACCGGCCTCAGCCGGTACCTGGCCGCCCTCTGCCGCGACGCGATGGACAACACGGCGGAGCATCGCTTCCGCGCGGGCAATGTCGACTACCGCATCGGGGTGGACCTCACCGGCCCGCAGATCTCGTGGAGCACGGGCAGCGGATTCCTGGCGGACCGCGCCACGAATCCGGCGGGTTCGCTGGCGGCCTGGACCGCGAGCGACGCCGCGAGTGGTCTCTCCCCGGAGACCTGGGCCCGGCTCGAACGCTACGCTCCGGGTCTCACGCCGGCGGATGCCTGCATCACGGGGGACGCGAGCGGCGGCACGTGCGAGCCCGTGCAGGTGCAGCTGTCCACACCGCTCCGCTACGACGCCTGGTCGATCTCCCCGAACCCGGGGTGGTACTCGCTCCAGATCGGCGCGGGCGACAAGGCGGGCAACCTCGGCCTCTCGACGGCGTTGCGGTACGTGCGCGACGAGGTCGCGCCCACGCTCTCCCCCACCGTCTCCTGGGACGGGACGCTGGCCGCGGGCCAGGACGAATCCTTCGCGGTCGATGCGAGCGACGACTTCGATCTGTACAAGGAGCAGATGTGGCTGGAGTACGGGACCATCCGGATCGGAACGCTGCCGGGTCGGATCTCGCTGCGGTTCGACGACATCTATGAGCAGTCGCATACGCTCGCGGCGACGCTGCGACCGTACGGCAGCCTGGAGACGGTGCAGAGCGCGTCGTTCCCCCGACCCAGCGGCACCATCCGGGGCCTGGAGCGCCTCCGCGCCCTGATCCGCGATGCCGGGGGCAACACCACCACCACGGAGCTGGCGCTGGGCGGCACGTTGAGCCCGCGCCCCGGCACCTTCGGGCCGGTGGGCGGGATGGATTGGTGGCAGATCAAGTCGGCTCCGACCGTCTGCGTGGACAAGGGAGGAGGCTGCGGGGCATCGCCCACCAGCGCGGCGCTCGAGGTCGAAGCCCGCATTCCGGCGGGGGCCAGCCTCCCCGTGGTCGGTGCCCGGTTCCTGATCGGCACCGCCGGCCTGGACGGCGCGGGCGACGTGTGGATGCCGCTGGGCACCGGCAGCACCGTCTCCGTGCAGGACAATGGGTCGTGGTTCCAGCACTACTTCCGGGAGACGGTGGATTTCAGCACGCTCCCGCTCCGCTCCGGCCAGCAGTACTGGCTGGCCGCCGTGGGCGTGGATGCGGACGGGAACGGGCTGCTGAGCGGAAAGGTCGCGCTGAGCCTCGACTTCCGCTTCTGA
- a CDS encoding phosphate ABC transporter substrate-binding protein, whose amino-acid sequence MKKAIVLVPLLALACGPGREGGSDRVVIQNKGSDTLVNVAQAWAEAYREVNPNVAVAVTGGGSGTGISAMINGTVDIANASRRMSEEEIAAATANGHEPVEYIVGFDALAIFLHPDNPITQMSREQLRQIYGDGGTFTRWSDLGVTVPGCPSDEIVVVSRQNNSGTYVYFRDEVLGEEGDFRLGTRDMHGSKDVVDLVENTPCAIGYSGLAYANEHVTMPCIESGDGGCVAPTVQTALDGSYPIARPLIMYTSGQPTGAVKAYIDWIESPDGQCIIKEQGYAPVHDITCA is encoded by the coding sequence ATGAAGAAGGCCATTGTTCTCGTCCCGCTCCTCGCCCTGGCCTGTGGTCCGGGCCGCGAGGGGGGCAGCGACCGCGTCGTGATCCAGAACAAAGGTTCTGATACGCTGGTCAACGTGGCCCAGGCCTGGGCCGAGGCCTACCGGGAGGTGAATCCCAACGTGGCCGTGGCGGTGACCGGGGGCGGATCGGGGACGGGCATCTCCGCCATGATCAACGGCACGGTGGACATCGCCAATGCCAGCCGCCGCATGAGCGAGGAGGAGATCGCCGCGGCCACCGCCAACGGCCACGAGCCGGTCGAGTACATCGTCGGCTTCGACGCCCTCGCGATCTTCCTGCACCCGGACAACCCCATCACGCAGATGTCGCGCGAGCAGCTGCGGCAGATCTACGGAGACGGCGGGACGTTCACCCGCTGGTCCGACCTGGGCGTGACGGTCCCCGGCTGTCCGTCCGACGAGATCGTCGTGGTCAGCCGCCAGAACAACTCGGGCACGTACGTCTACTTCCGCGACGAGGTGCTCGGCGAGGAAGGCGATTTCCGCCTCGGGACCCGCGACATGCACGGCTCCAAGGACGTGGTGGACCTGGTCGAGAACACGCCCTGCGCGATCGGCTACAGCGGGTTGGCCTACGCCAACGAGCACGTGACGATGCCCTGCATCGAGAGCGGGGACGGCGGATGCGTGGCGCCGACCGTCCAGACGGCGCTCGATGGCAGCTATCCCATCGCCCGCCCGCTGATCATGTACACGTCGGGCCAGCCGACCGGCGCCGTGAAGGCGTACATCGACTGGATCGAGAGCCCCGACGGGCAGTGCATCATCAAGGAGCAGGGGTACGCGCCGGTCCACGACATCACCTGCGCCTGA
- a CDS encoding PhoU domain-containing protein, with product MSHYEQRLEQDAQALRSGVAKVGKWVSENVADAVRALTTNDKVLANRTILRDRAVNRQIDDLDHLCHVFVIRHLPSAGHLRLVSSVLRVNVALERIGDYAVTACRELLQLSAPLPEGVAADIAILGDQAGAALRNAVEAFVTGDLSKAAQAEGMAKQVDPTFLKTYRDLTQAGDRDERQTRDLFSTLLAARVIKRVADQAENLCEQTQFQVTGESKGHKTYRILFFDERGALLSRMAQSFAEEAYPDTGRFRSAGYAPADHFDPGLLAFLQQRGVHVEGAPVALAKALDVPKHYHVIVGIGAKASNHIKDIPFRTVTLTWDLGTALQEAERVPETERYSALYRAVADHVTALMETLGVESHR from the coding sequence ATGTCCCATTACGAGCAGAGGTTGGAGCAGGACGCCCAGGCCTTGCGGAGCGGCGTCGCCAAGGTGGGGAAGTGGGTGTCGGAGAACGTGGCCGACGCCGTGCGGGCGTTGACGACCAACGACAAGGTGCTCGCCAACCGTACCATCCTGCGTGACCGGGCGGTCAACCGTCAGATCGACGATCTGGACCATCTCTGTCACGTCTTCGTGATCCGCCACCTGCCGAGCGCGGGCCATCTTCGTCTGGTGTCCTCCGTCCTGCGGGTCAACGTGGCGCTCGAACGCATCGGCGACTATGCCGTGACGGCGTGTCGGGAGCTGCTGCAGCTCTCGGCTCCCCTTCCCGAAGGTGTCGCCGCCGACATCGCCATCCTGGGCGATCAGGCCGGGGCGGCCCTGCGGAACGCGGTGGAGGCCTTCGTCACCGGAGACCTCTCCAAGGCCGCCCAGGCCGAGGGGATGGCCAAGCAGGTGGACCCCACGTTCCTGAAGACCTACCGGGATCTCACCCAGGCCGGCGACCGGGATGAGCGCCAGACCCGCGACCTGTTCAGCACGTTGCTGGCGGCACGCGTCATCAAGCGGGTGGCCGATCAGGCGGAGAACCTCTGCGAACAGACGCAGTTCCAGGTCACCGGAGAGAGCAAAGGCCACAAGACCTACCGCATCCTGTTCTTCGACGAGCGGGGAGCGCTGCTCAGCCGCATGGCCCAGAGCTTCGCCGAGGAGGCATATCCGGACACCGGCCGGTTCCGCAGCGCGGGATACGCGCCGGCCGACCACTTCGATCCGGGCCTGCTGGCGTTCCTGCAACAGCGCGGCGTGCACGTCGAGGGTGCGCCCGTGGCGCTGGCCAAGGCCCTGGACGTGCCCAAGCACTACCACGTGATCGTGGGGATCGGGGCCAAGGCGTCCAATCACATCAAGGACATCCCGTTCCGCACGGTGACCCTGACGTGGGATCTGGGAACCGCCCTCCAGGAGGCGGAGCGTGTGCCGGAGACGGAGCGCTACTCCGCCCTGTACCGCGCCGTCGCCGACCACGTCACGGCGCTCATGGAGACCCTGGGGGTCGAGAGCCACCGGTGA